GCCAGCGGCACAACTCCGACCTCGTGGGGACGCTGGGAAGTTGGCTCAACAGTTTCAGCAACGTGCCCGCCCGAGCGTCCTCCGCCTCGCGGACGATGATGAGGCGGTCGAATACGAGGCCGCCGATGGCCCGGTAGGTGTCGGGCAGGCGGTCGCGTGCCCCCTGTTTGACTCTGCCGGGCAGTTCTCTACCGGCCGCGGTTTTCGTGCGACAGACGGGAGGGGGCGAGACCGGTCATGGGGACCCCGTACGCGGCTGTCTCGGGCGACAACGCTCCCTCGGCAACGACGTCCGCGGCCAGCCGGGCCAGTGCCGGCGCCATCTGGATGCCGTAACCGCCCTGCCCGGCAAGGAAGTAGAAGTTCTCGTACGTGGGCCACGCGCCGACCACCGGCTCGTGATCGTCGACGAAATTTCGCAGTCCCGCCCACGCGCGTTGCACACTACGCAATCCGAGCGTGGTCGTCTCCTCGATGGCTTCGAGTGCTCGGGCGATCTCCAGCTCGTCCGGGCGCGGGCGGCCGGGAGACACATCCGTGGCGTCGGCCGGCGAGCCCAGCATCAGCCCCGCTTCCGGCTTGACGTACCACCGCTCACACGCGTCCACGGCCAACGGCAGTTCGGAGACGTCACCGCCGTAACGGGTCGGGCTGACGAACGCCGTGCGCCGCCTGGGCCGGATGCCGACCGGCGGGACGTCTGCGCGGGCGGCGACCTGATCGACCCACGCGCCCGCGGCGTTGACCACCTTCGCGCACCGGATGACGTGGTCTCCTGCCGTGACGCGCCAGCCCTGGCCGTCCCGCGCGATGTCGCGCACCTCCGCGTTGAACAGCACGGTGGCGCCACGCCGTCGCAGTGCCCTCAAGTAGCTCTGGTGCAGGCCGGCGACATCCAGATCCGCAGCCGAGTGGTCGACGGCGGCGGAGCGGACCCGCTCGGCACGCAGCGGCGGACAGAGCGCCTGCGCCTGTGCCGGGGTGAGCGCCTCCGTGTGCGATGAGGTCCGCCTCAGCTCGGTAACGGCGTCCTCGCTCGGCTCGTCGGTCGCCAGCCAGAGCAGAGGCCGCATCTGCAACAGCGGTACGCCGTTCTCGGCGGCGATCGCTTCGAACAGCGGGCGGCTCGCCTCGGTGAGTGCGCGCACCCAAGCGCTGCCGTAGGAGGGCAGGTACGCGGCAGCGGACCGGCCCGTGCTGTGCTCCTCCCCCGAGGCAGCTGCTTCCACCACGACCACCGACAACCGCTCGGACAACTCCGCGGCTATCGACGCGCCAGCCATCCCGGCACCGACAACCACAACATCACTGCTCAGCAAAAAATCTCCTTGACAAGGGTCCAGCCCGGCGGCCAGCAGACATCAGCACAAGCAAACCACCGTCAGGACGTATCGACAGCACGGTGGGAGCAGGCCCTGCACAAACGCGCCGAGGACATACGCTGTGACCGCACCCCGCACCCCGCGCGCCCAACGCACCTACCGCGGACTGCTCATGTCGAAGTAGCTGTCATGCGGGGCCTCCAACTGCTCGGTGAGCTGTTCGGAGGTGCCCTGCGCCACCAGCTCACCGTGCCTGAGGACACAGGCGCGATCGGCGAACCGCAGCGCGTCCTGCAGGGCGAAGAGCAGATACTGGTCCATCGCCGGTGAGGACCTTCTGCTTGCCGCTCGGCAGCACCTGCAGAGAGACGATCAAACTGCCGCAGCTGTCCTTCGGCAGCGGAAGCGCGGAGCAGCCGCGGGGGCGCCGAGGAACACGTCGCCCCCGTGGCGACGGTGATCTTGCCGGTGATGCCCTTGAGTACGTCGGGTCAGGGTCATGATGTCGGCGAACCCGTAGGTCGCGAACGAGTCGATCTTGTCCTTGACCGCGGCCGAGGTCGTCTGCTTGACGTAAAGGTTGATCTGCGCCTGCTTGGTCTTGGGTGCGGCGTCCCTGAAGTTGGCGGGCAGCAGGCACTGCTGCGTGTAGACACCCATGCTGCCCCGCCCCCTGGCCGGGACGCTGCTCGCCCAGTCCGCTGGGGACATCGACTGGCTGGTGTCGGTCGACTCCGCCATCGTTCGGGCCCACCAGCATGCCGTCGGCGGCAAAAGAGGGCTTCGACCGGTGCGTCTACCGCCGCCGCAACGTCGTCGTGCGCTGCTGCAACCACCACAAGCAGTGACGCGGACTGGCCACCCGCTGTGACAAGACCCGCGAGTCCTACCAGGCGACCGTCACCATCGCCTCGATCCCGCTCTGCGACACACGTGGTCATGATCGGGTGTCGCCTCTTTCCAGAGTGCTCTCCTGGTCGGAGTTCTCGACATCGGCGGCTGACTTCTCGGCCAGGCGCCGAAGGAGGATCAGGCCGTCGTGGCTGGCGCTGCCGGGTTCGGCGCTGTAGACGGACAGGTGCTGGCCAGGGGCGCTCGCGACCGCCAGGGTCTCGAAGTGCAGCCGCAGCTCCCCCACCCGCGGGTGGACGAAATGCTTCTCCTCGCGGGTTCGCGGACGCACCTCGTAGCGGGCCCACAGGTTCGCGAACGCCGGGCTGTGCACCGTCAGTTCACCGACGACCCGCTCGATGCGCTCGTCTGCGGGGAACTGCGAGGACGACGCCCGCACGTTGCTCACCGCGAGACGCGACGCGGCGTCCCAGTCCCCGTAGAACGACCTCGCATACGGGTCCAGGAAGATCATCCGCAGCAAGTTGTCGTATCGGGCGAACCCGCGGTACAGCTCGCGCGCCATCGCGTTCGCGCCCAGGATGTCCTGCGCCGCGCCGACCAGGAAGGCCGGCACGTCCGGCATGCCGTCCATCAGCCGCAGCAGCTCCGGAGCCACGGTCAGCGACGTGGCCGCCCCCGCCCCGAACACCGGCAGGCCCAGACGGAACAAATGCTCCGCTGCCGCATCGGTCAGCCGCAGCGCGCCGGCGATCGCCCGCAGCACCTGATCGGAGGGATGCCGTTCCCGGCCCTGCTCCAGCCGGATGTAGTAGTCCGTACTCACCCCGGCGAGCAGCGCCACCTCGTCGCGCCGGAGCCCCGGCACCCGCCGAGGACCGACATCGGGCAGACCGACGTCCTGCGGCCGGACCAGCGCCCGCCGGGCCCGCAGATAGTCACCCAGCTTGTTCTCACTGTCCACACCAACGACAGTAATGCGGGCCGACTGCCGGAGCATGGGTGCATCACACCCACACCGGCCGAGCCGACTCTGCGGCAAGGTTGCAGACACACCACTACGGCCTTCGTACTGCCCGAGTGCGCTGGGACGCAACACAGGGTCAGACGAAGGGTCTACGTCCGTTCAGGCAGACTGGTCATTCTGCTGAGGGAGACGCTAACGAATGCCTCTCCCCTTGTAAAGACAGAACGTTCTACCGCTACCCCCACCGATCGGCCGACGCCGACGCCGAAATCGCCGCCGAAATCGCCAGCAGCTCACGGCTTCCCCCGTTGGGCGACTGCATTGCACGCCCCTTTGTCGAGTCCCCCGGAAGCAAGCGCACTCGCACAGCACACCGGGCGATAGCTAACGCTTATACCTATTCCCAGTTATGCTAGCTTCGCTTATGGCAGCCCAATGAGCTTGCAAACAGGCCCCGTTGACGACGGAACGTGGAGTGAGTCGATGAAGACCATCGGTTTGATCGGCGGGATGAGCTGGGAATCGACGGCTGAGTACTATCGACACCTGAACGAGATCACGCGCGACCGACTCGGCGGGCTCCACTCAGCTCGGTGCGTGCTCTACTCGGTTGATTTCGCAGAGATCGAACAGTTGCAGACCCAGGGGCGCTGGCCCGAGGCCGGCGAGATCCTTGCGGAGGCCGCTCGGTCTCTGGAAGCAGCCGGCGCCGACCTGGTGCTCATCTGCACCAACACGATGCACAAGGTGGCCGATGCCGTCGAAGCGGCGGTGTCCATCCCGCTGCTCCACCTGGCCGAGGCGACGGCGGACGCCGTACGGGCTTCCGGTCTGAGCCGTGTCGGGCTACTGGGTACGGCGTTCACCGTGGAGCAGGACTTCTACCGGGGCCGTCTTGAGGCGAGTGGGCTGGACGTGTTCATCCCGGATTCCGCAGGTCGCGCCGTAGTGCACCAAGTGATCTACGAAGAGCTCTGCCTCGGAGTCGTGAAGGAGGAGTCTCGCGCCGCATACCGAAAGGTCATGGACGACCTTGTTGCCGCCGGCGCGGAGGGCATCATCCTGGGCTGCACCGAGATCGAGCTTCTCATCGGCCCCGAGGACAGTCCTGTCCCGATCTTCGCCACCGCACGCCTTCATGCCGAAGCGGCCGTGGCCGCAGCGCAGTTGGCATAACTGCTCAGGCCTACGTCGTTGAGCACTTCGGCACCGGCGACGGCGGGCTCCTCGCGGCGTCGGAACGGCGCCTCTCAGGTCAGGACCAGCCAGCGGCGGCCGTCAATCAGCTCCCGGGCTGCGTCGAGGTGGCCTGCGTGGCACGCCGTCTCGGTGATGACATGCAGCAGGACGTCGCGCAGCGTGTGCAAGTGCGGTTCACCGAACAGGTCGTGGGGCCACCAGGCCAGTGCGGCATCGGCAGGGGCGGCGGTGATGACAGCATCGGCGAGTTCCGCTTCTCGCCGATACCGGTCGAGTACGTCCACGGCCGGCACCTCCGGGTCCACCTTCCACGCTTCGTCGCCGCTCGTCAGACCGTGGATGACTGCCTGGTCCCCGGCGATGACCGCGCGGAACCAGAACCGCTCCACATCGAGCGCAAGGTGCTGGACCAGCCCCAGGCAGTCCCATCCCGAAGGCAGCACGGGCCGTCGAAGGTCCGCCGGGTCGAGCCCGTCAAGGATGCCCAGAACGTGGCGTCGTTGCCCGTGCAGGCTGCGAAGAAGTGCCGTTACTTCACTGCCTGGAGTGGTATCGCTCAAGATTTCGGTCACGATTATCCAGGGTCCCTGAATCTCTGCGCTCGCGCAGGGAGTTACTCCACATCCGGGCACGCACCCGACCAAGGGTCGGCGGGACCGGGAAGCAGGCAACCAGTGGAGTCACCTCGCGCTCCAGGAACATGTCTCGAGGGAGGGCGCCCCCGCAGACCGGGCGCCCTGCCTTCGCGGAGTCGGCAGCGTGGCATCAGCGTGCTCGGACCGGCCGGGTGATCAACTCGTTGACATCCACATCCGCCGGCTCTCCGATGGCGTAGGAGATCGCGCGGGCGATCGCATCCGGCGAGATGGCGGCCTCGCGCCCGTGCTCGGCCACCGCGGCGTCGACGAACGCTACGACGTCCGCGCGGTCGGTGACCCGGAACTCGACCTCCCGCCGCGGACACCGTCAGCGCGTGCAGACGAAGCTCGACGCGCTGTCCGGATCACCCGTCCGGTACATGGGCCAGTCCGGATATACGCACAGTGGGCGTGTGCGGTGGTGGTTTTGGTCGGTCACTACCGGATGGGCGGGGGCCTGTCCCTTGTCCACCCATCGTTCGAGTGCGGATAGGGAGTCCCAGCCTGCGGCGAACGCCGGCGTGCCGAAGTTCGCGTGGTTGGCTCCGGGCACGAGGTAGTACCGGATGAAGGTGCGGGCCGCGTCGGGGCCCGACAGGTCGCGCACTCGTCTGTAGTAGTCGCTCGTGGAGCGGTGGGAGACCAGTTCGTCCGCTGCGCCATGGAGCAGCAGCAGTTTGCCGCCTGCCTGGGCGAACGGGCGGAGATCCACGTTGTTGCGGTCCTGGATCGTGGACAAGTGGCTGATGCGGTCGAGCCACTTCCCGGGACGCCTGGGATCGATGTCGAGGGCGTTGTGGTGCGGGTCCCGGGTCAGGAAGTACTTGACCCATTGGTCCCAGTACTGCATTCCGTAGCCGCTCGTCACGGGCATGGGATCGGCCGGGGCCGTGACGCCGAAGCCGAGGAACGGAGTCCTCATGTCGGCACCCGAAAGGAACGGGAAACCCGGGTACTGGGTCTCGCCGCTGGCGATTCGATACGGCCATCTGAACGGGGAGGACATGGCGGTCACGGACTCGATCTGAGGGACCGACAGACAACTCGGGCCGGTGTCGGCACCGCGCGGGCAGCGAAGGGTGTGCGGATCGAAGTGACAAGCGGCCGGGTGGGAGATGACGCCGTCCTTGACCCCGTCCACGTCGTCGCAAGTGTGCATGACGCTGTCGTAGAGGAGTGTCTGCTTCACGGGCCCCGGGAAGGCGTTGGGCCGGGACAGGACGTGTGCGAGGTACCCCAGGCCCAGGACCTCGCTGAGGTTGTTCCAGGCCGGATAGGCGGAGATCACGCCGTTGAAGGCCTTCGGCCATCGTTGAGCGACGACGAGAGCCTCGCGACCGCCCGTGGAACCTCCGGCGAAGTAGACGGCGGCAGGATTCGCCCGGTAGGCCCGCCGGATGAGGAACACACTCGCGTCCCGTGTCTTCTTGAGTGCGTCACCGGCGGCGAAGTTGGCCAACGCTTCGTCGTTCACGCCGAATGACCCGTCCAACGACGGAACGGCTTCCGGGCTCTCCTGGTGGCCGGAGTCACCGGCGAATGTCGCATATCGGCGGGCCAGGGGCGCCGGCTTGTCGGTGGGACCGAACGGCACGTTCTGCCGCAGGTCGGGGATGGTGCCGTTGTAGCCGCCGCCACCGAACATGAGCGCCTTGCGGTTCCAGCCGTAGGGCAGGGCGAGTTTCGTCTTGATGTCGGGCGCCGACGCGTCGACGGGGTGGATGGCGAGGCCGACCTGGCAGTACTTGACCGTCTCGCCGCTGACCAGGCTGGTCATGACCGCTGTGGAAACGACGCGACCGCCGTTCGTCGGCAGGGTCATGGCCGATGCCGGGATCTTCGTCCCTTCCAGCGCGGCGCATCGCGGCACGGTCGTCGAGTGGGTGACCTCAGCCGTGGTCGTCGCGATATCGGGTGCGGTTCCCGGGCCGTGGAGCACGCCCACCAGGACGCTCATGGCCGCAAACGCGGCGATGCGACAAGTCCGCTTACCTCTTGCCGTTGGTCTCCTCACGTGGGCCTCTTCCTGAATCGTGTGGGCACGAGGTGGGGTTGTCCTCCGTGGTGTGCCGGCCGCCGTTCCACAGGCTGTTCGTCTCCCGCCGGCCTGCGGGACATCAGCGGTAGAGGTGTGCGCCCGGGACGGCGGCGGGGTCGTCGCGGACTTCGGCGGGGTTCGTCTCGGGCAGGAACCATGCGCTGGCGAAGGTGATCAGGCCCATGAGCATGATGTAGAAGGCGACCGGCAGGGTGCTGTCGGTCCTCGCGATGAGTGCCGTCATGAGGAAGGGCGTGCCACCGCTGACGATGATGGCGGAGAGCTGGTAGGCCAGCGAGGCGCCCGAGTAGCGCACGCCGGGCGCGAAGAGCTCTCCGAGGAAGCTCGCGATCGGGCCGTAGGTGAGGCACTGGAACACGAAGCCCACCACCACCGCGACAAAGATCAGCGGCAGCGACGCGGTGTCGACGAGCCAGAAGTACGGGAAGGCCCATACGGCGACGCCCAGTCCGCCGACCAGGATCAGTGGCCGACGGCCTACCTTGTCGGACATGTACCCCGACCATGGGAGGGTCGCGAGCATGGCCACGGCGCTGATCAGCACAACCGTCAGCAGGGGGTTGCGTTCGAGTCCGAGAGTGCCGGTGCCGTAGCTCAGCAGTCCCGAAATGCTTACGTAGAAAAGGCTGTTGGTGGCTGACAGGAGACCGCAGCCCAGAAGGATGGTCTTCCACCTGTCGCGGAGCACCTGTGCCAGCGGAGTGCGGACCACTCCCCTCTCCGGCCGTGACACCTCCTGCTGCAGTTCACGGAACTCCGGTGTGTCCTCCACCTTGGTCTGGATGTAGAGAATCACCAGGAACATCACGACGCTGACCAGGAAGGGGATGCGCCAGCCCCAGCTGAGGAAGTCGTCATCCGGCATCAGGGCGCCGGCGGTCACGAAGATGAGGTTGGAGATGATCACGGCGACCGGGACGCTGGTCTGGCCGAAAGTCCCCGCGAAGCCCCGTCGTTTGGGACTGGCGGACTCGGTGAGGAGGAGCATGATGCCTCCCCATTGACCGCCGGCCGCGAGTCCCTGGACGAAGCGCAGGGTGACCAGCAGCGCCGGGGCCAGTGTGCCGACGGCCGATGCGCTGGGGAGGCAGCCGATCAGGAAGGTCGCGGCTCCCATGAGCGCCAGACAGGTCACGACGACGGGCTTGCGTCCGTATCGGTCACCGAGATGTCCGGCGAGCACCCCGCCGATGGGACGCGCCACGAAGCCCGCCCAGAAAGTGCTGAAGGCGAGAAGGGTCCCCATCAGAGCCGATGAGTGCGGAAAGAACACTTTGGGGAACACCAGTGCCGCCGCGGTGCCGTAGAGGAAGAAGTCGTACCACTCCAGTGAGCTGGCGACGAGCCCGGCGGCCTGCAGCTTGCGCGAGGCATGGCGCGCCGTGGTGGATTCGCCGCCGCCGAGCCGGCCGGATGGTCCTTCGGGTTGGACGAGCGGGGTTGCCATACATGCCGCCTTCGTCGAGAGCACAGCAGGGTGATGGCGGTGACATTAGGGCGCCGCTACCCTTTGGTTGAGGTGTACATCACACACACCTCGCGTCGACCCGGTGGAGCTTTCTCCTACCCGGCAGTGGAAAGGGCGGCTCTGTGGTCAGCGACCCGGGCAGTGGGACGGAGACGTACTCGCTCGTGCGCCGACAGCGCGAGCTGGCGTCGTTGTACGCGACCGCCAAATCACTCACCGCACTGGGCGAACTCGACGCGGTACTGCAGTCGATCGTCCACCACGCCCATGACCTGATCAACACGGACTTCACCTACCTTTCGCTGGTGGGCGGGGACGGCAGGCTGTCGGCCCGGGCTTCACAGGGGACGATCTCCGCCTCGTTCCTCGCGGCCTGCATACCCGCCGACGTGGGCCTCGGTGGGAAGGTGCTGGCCTCGCGGAGTCCGCACTGGGTTCGCGACTACGCCGCCACGACGCTGATCCACCACGACCCGGACTTCGACCGCCTGGTCGACGCCGAGGGACTTGTCGCGCTGCTCGGTGTGCCTCTGGTCATACGAGGTGAGGCGGTGGGCGCCCTCTTCGCCGCGGAGCGCTCCGAACGGTCCTTCCAGGCCGACGAGATCGCCCTGTTGAGCGCGTTCGCGGATCACGCCGCGGTCGCCCTGGACAATGCCCGTCTCTATGAGGCGAGCCGGACCGCCCTGCGGGAGCTGCAGATCGCGTACCGGAAGATCGAGGAGCATGTGGCCGTCATGGAGCAGGCGCAGGCCATTCACGAAGCGCTGACCGGTGCCGTGTTGGGGGGCGGGACGACCGGCGACGTGGCACAGCTGCTCGCCGATCAGCTGGGGGGAGGTGTGTCACTCCTCGACAGGGCCGGCGTGACTCTCATCCGCCGGGACTCGACGTCGAGTCCGTGCCGGACCCCGTCCCCGGTCGACCTGGCCGATGCCGTGGAGAAGGCGAACCGCTCGGGCCGCTGCACCCACCTGGCCGACACCGCCGGAGTCGCCCACAGTGTGGCTTCGATCCAGGCAGGCGACAGCCACCTGGGCGCACTGGCGTGGAGCCGGACGGAGGTCGCCGACGACGGCGGCCCGGACGACATGGATCTGCACACCCTTGAGCGGGCCACCCACATCCTGGGGCTGCTCATCCTCAAGGAACGGGCCGTCACCGAAGCGAGCGAGCGACTGAGCGGGGAGCTGCTGACCGAGCTCATGGTCGGCAGCCCCGGGATCAGCCCTGCCCAGCGGGCCCGCACGCAGGCCCGCGGCATCGACGTCGACCGCCTCGGCCTGCTCCTCGTCGCCGACTCGCCCACGGTGTCGTCGATCGACCTCTCGCGCCA
This sequence is a window from Streptomyces ortus. Protein-coding genes within it:
- a CDS encoding DUF664 domain-containing protein, with translation MTEILSDTTPGSEVTALLRSLHGQRRHVLGILDGLDPADLRRPVLPSGWDCLGLVQHLALDVERFWFRAVIAGDQAVIHGLTSGDEAWKVDPEVPAVDVLDRYRREAELADAVITAAPADAALAWWPHDLFGEPHLHTLRDVLLHVITETACHAGHLDAARELIDGRRWLVLT
- a CDS encoding NAD(P)/FAD-dependent oxidoreductase, whose product is MVVGAGMAGASIAAELSERLSVVVVEAAASGEEHSTGRSAAAYLPSYGSAWVRALTEASRPLFEAIAAENGVPLLQMRPLLWLATDEPSEDAVTELRRTSSHTEALTPAQAQALCPPLRAERVRSAAVDHSAADLDVAGLHQSYLRALRRRGATVLFNAEVRDIARDGQGWRVTAGDHVIRCAKVVNAAGAWVDQVAARADVPPVGIRPRRRTAFVSPTRYGGDVSELPLAVDACERWYVKPEAGLMLGSPADATDVSPGRPRPDELEIARALEAIEETTTLGLRSVQRAWAGLRNFVDDHEPVVGAWPTYENFYFLAGQGGYGIQMAPALARLAADVVAEGALSPETAAYGVPMTGLAPSRLSHENRGR
- a CDS encoding helix-turn-helix domain-containing protein; the protein is MDSENKLGDYLRARRALVRPQDVGLPDVGPRRVPGLRRDEVALLAGVSTDYYIRLEQGRERHPSDQVLRAIAGALRLTDAAAEHLFRLGLPVFGAGAATSLTVAPELLRLMDGMPDVPAFLVGAAQDILGANAMARELYRGFARYDNLLRMIFLDPYARSFYGDWDAASRLAVSNVRASSSQFPADERIERVVGELTVHSPAFANLWARYEVRPRTREEKHFVHPRVGELRLHFETLAVASAPGQHLSVYSAEPGSASHDGLILLRRLAEKSAADVENSDQESTLERGDTRS
- a CDS encoding aspartate/glutamate racemase family protein encodes the protein MKTIGLIGGMSWESTAEYYRHLNEITRDRLGGLHSARCVLYSVDFAEIEQLQTQGRWPEAGEILAEAARSLEAAGADLVLICTNTMHKVADAVEAAVSIPLLHLAEATADAVRASGLSRVGLLGTAFTVEQDFYRGRLEASGLDVFIPDSAGRAVVHQVIYEELCLGVVKEESRAAYRKVMDDLVAAGAEGIILGCTEIELLIGPEDSPVPIFATARLHAEAAVAAAQLA
- a CDS encoding helix-turn-helix domain-containing protein; amino-acid sequence: MVSDPGSGTETYSLVRRQRELASLYATAKSLTALGELDAVLQSIVHHAHDLINTDFTYLSLVGGDGRLSARASQGTISASFLAACIPADVGLGGKVLASRSPHWVRDYAATTLIHHDPDFDRLVDAEGLVALLGVPLVIRGEAVGALFAAERSERSFQADEIALLSAFADHAAVALDNARLYEASRTALRELQIAYRKIEEHVAVMEQAQAIHEALTGAVLGGGTTGDVAQLLADQLGGGVSLLDRAGVTLIRRDSTSSPCRTPSPVDLADAVEKANRSGRCTHLADTAGVAHSVASIQAGDSHLGALAWSRTEVADDGGPDDMDLHTLERATHILGLLILKERAVTEASERLSGELLTELMVGSPGISPAQRARTQARGIDVDRLGLLLVADSPTVSSIDLSRHLHDIARDHSGLAGEHLGRATLILPSADDDRTVEEVHQQLRRTLAGPVVVIGERVVHHDWARAFSLASRCGAVVRGIGHTDLGATTRRYALYAMAFDTERVQELNRFVFDTIGPLVEYDEQRGTDLVDTLSAYYAHHANVAATARALYVHVNTLLKRLDRASSVLDLDWRHEYNLELQLGLRLHQLRAIAAAPMQP
- a CDS encoding MFS transporter — encoded protein: MATPLVQPEGPSGRLGGGESTTARHASRKLQAAGLVASSLEWYDFFLYGTAAALVFPKVFFPHSSALMGTLLAFSTFWAGFVARPIGGVLAGHLGDRYGRKPVVVTCLALMGAATFLIGCLPSASAVGTLAPALLVTLRFVQGLAAGGQWGGIMLLLTESASPKRRGFAGTFGQTSVPVAVIISNLIFVTAGALMPDDDFLSWGWRIPFLVSVVMFLVILYIQTKVEDTPEFRELQQEVSRPERGVVRTPLAQVLRDRWKTILLGCGLLSATNSLFYVSISGLLSYGTGTLGLERNPLLTVVLISAVAMLATLPWSGYMSDKVGRRPLILVGGLGVAVWAFPYFWLVDTASLPLIFVAVVVGFVFQCLTYGPIASFLGELFAPGVRYSGASLAYQLSAIIVSGGTPFLMTALIARTDSTLPVAFYIMLMGLITFASAWFLPETNPAEVRDDPAAVPGAHLYR
- a CDS encoding tannase/feruloyl esterase family alpha/beta hydrolase codes for the protein MSVLVGVLHGPGTAPDIATTTAEVTHSTTVPRCAALEGTKIPASAMTLPTNGGRVVSTAVMTSLVSGETVKYCQVGLAIHPVDASAPDIKTKLALPYGWNRKALMFGGGGYNGTIPDLRQNVPFGPTDKPAPLARRYATFAGDSGHQESPEAVPSLDGSFGVNDEALANFAAGDALKKTRDASVFLIRRAYRANPAAVYFAGGSTGGREALVVAQRWPKAFNGVISAYPAWNNLSEVLGLGYLAHVLSRPNAFPGPVKQTLLYDSVMHTCDDVDGVKDGVISHPAACHFDPHTLRCPRGADTGPSCLSVPQIESVTAMSSPFRWPYRIASGETQYPGFPFLSGADMRTPFLGFGVTAPADPMPVTSGYGMQYWDQWVKYFLTRDPHHNALDIDPRRPGKWLDRISHLSTIQDRNNVDLRPFAQAGGKLLLLHGAADELVSHRSTSDYYRRVRDLSGPDAARTFIRYYLVPGANHANFGTPAFAAGWDSLSALERWVDKGQAPAHPVVTDQNHHRTRPLCVYPDWPMYRTGDPDSASSFVCTR